AACAGCTGGCAATTTAGGATGAAATTATTACGTAATTTCTAAAATATTTTTTAAAAGCTATTAGCTTTTTATTCCTTCATTGTGCATATTACATTATACATACAATAAAAAATAAAGGATTAAAACTAATCCCTTATTTTCTACTTTAATTTAATTACTCGAACCTTATTATTTTCAATTCCTATTATATTCTTTTTATTAATAATATAATCTTTTATTATATTTATCGCGTTTCGTGAAATAATTTCTCCCTGGCAAACTAATGGTATTCCAGGTGGATATGGTATTATTGCCTCTTTTGCAATATAACCTTCACAACTTTCAATTTCACACCACTCTCCATTTAATTTGAAGACCTCATATGGCTCTATTTTTTTTTCCGGAATATCCGAAAAATATTTTGATTCTATCTGTACATGTATGCTTTTCATTTCTAACTTTGAAATTGCTTCATATATAAGTTCAAAATCTTCTTCACTATTAAAAGGAGATAATATTAAAACTACACCTCTTGAAAAACTCATTTCAACTTGTATCTTTTGAGTTCTTAAATAGTCTAGAAGTTTATGTCCACTATATCCTTTAGGCAGAATTAATATATACCTGCTTAAATCAATATCATATTCTTGCTTTAATTTAAGTTTAGATTCATTTGTTATTGTATCCTTATATTGTTCATTCAAATCATTCTTACCTAATAAACGTACCTTTTTCAGGTTATTTATTTTCTCTTTCCATCTCTCAGCTGCATCTATTAATCTTTCATAATCCTTTTCTCCATAATTATCCAAATAATATCTAGCATAATCTAAAGATGCCATAATTAAATAAGAAGGTGATGTTGTCATAAAAGCTTTTAAATAGAATTCTAATTCGCTATTTTCTTCATTTACTAAAAGATACGCACCTTGAGTCAAAGCAGGCAAAGTTTTATGAGCACTTAAAACCACATAATCTCCTAAGCTTGTAATTGATTTAGGCAATCTTTTATTCATTCCAAAATGAGCTCCATGAGCACAATCTATAATTACTTTTAGCCCTTTTAATTTCAAATCTATTATAATGTCTTCAATGTCATATGTAATTCCGAAATAATTAGGATAAGTTAATATAATTCCTTTAGGATTTAAACTTTCTCCTAATGCCTTATAAATATTTTCTTTATTCGGTGGAAGAAACACGCCATTTTTATCATCAATAATAGGCTCAATATATTTAACTTTCAATTTTCTTAAAATTAATCCATTATAAATTGACTTATGACAATTTCTTTCAACTAAAACCTCATCACCCTCATCAAATGCAGAGAACATAGATGCCAAGTTTCCAGACGAACTCCCATTTACAAGGAAATATGCTTTTTTAGCGTTATAAGTTTTAGCTAATAATTCTTGAGCTTCCTTTATAACACCTTCTGGACAATGTAAATTATCTAAAGGATCAACTTCTGTTATATCTAAGAAGCCTAGTCTATTTACAAA
The DNA window shown above is from Clostridium beijerinckii and carries:
- a CDS encoding decarboxylase; this encodes MFLKVPLLQELLKYHDEKNLVLSMPGNKCGVGFLGDEFGEKFVNRLGFLDITEVDPLDNLHCPEGVIKEAQELLAKTYNAKKAYFLVNGSSSGNLASMFSAFDEGDEVLVERNCHKSIYNGLILRKLKVKYIEPIIDDKNGVFLPPNKENIYKALGESLNPKGIILTYPNYFGITYDIEDIIIDLKLKGLKVIIDCAHGAHFGMNKRLPKSITSLGDYVVLSAHKTLPALTQGAYLLVNEENSELEFYLKAFMTTSPSYLIMASLDYARYYLDNYGEKDYERLIDAAERWKEKINNLKKVRLLGKNDLNEQYKDTITNESKLKLKQEYDIDLSRYILILPKGYSGHKLLDYLRTQKIQVEMSFSRGVVLILSPFNSEEDFELIYEAISKLEMKSIHVQIESKYFSDIPEKKIEPYEVFKLNGEWCEIESCEGYIAKEAIIPYPPGIPLVCQGEIISRNAINIIKDYIINKKNIIGIENNKVRVIKLK